The sequence CTCAGCACATAACCGCAACTCTGGTAATATTCTTGCAAATATCAATCGCGGGTATATATTATTGACACTGTCTTGATAAAATTAACAGTAAACACGGACGCGACTGAATGATCACCTGCACCAGATGTGGAAAAAAAAATGAAGATAGCTCCCCAACCTGTAGACAATGCGGGCATAAGCTGCAGTCAGGTTTTGCGAGATTTAACGGAGCATCATTATCCTCTAAAAAAAATAGAGATAGCCTTAATATCTCATTCGAAAATTCAGACATTTATGCCAAGCATGGCGAAGCATGGATTTATGCCCTTTTTCTTTTGGCAGCTGTCGTTTTTTTCACCTACCAGCAGGTTTACTGGCCCTTGTATATACTTACTCCGGCAGTTGCTATTCTGGCTTGGTTTCGGAAGATTTAACTGTCCTGTTTTGAAGCGCTTTTAAAGCTTTTTCCTGATCTTCCTGCAACAAATCAGGAATAGGTTTCTGCCAGAACTCAGCTTCTTTATCCGCTTTAATCTCTTTATCAGACTTTGGAAAACAACACCTAAGAACATGTCTATCTGAACAGGATGCAGGGGAATAAGCAATAACTCCGCATTGATTGTCATCTATATAATACTTAATACTTCTACGAAATTTTCTCTTACGTGAAAGGATCTTAACCTCGCCTTCTCCAACTTTACAGAAAAAATCTGTGTATTTTGAACCATAAAAAGCATTATAAATATAAACAGATTCACCTTGTTTTCCAACATAACTAAAAGAAGCAGGATCCTTACACTGAGAGCGGGCAAGAGCACTTAGAGCAATGCACATAGTACGCTCTTCCACCATGCTTCTGGCATTGGCGGAAGTGGAAAAAATGCACACAAAAACAATCAACATTACCAACTGCACAAAATTTTTCATATATCCCCGCATTTATTAACTCCGGCAAGTATCGCCGTTAATCACTTAAAGAATAAAACAAGATACTCTACGGTGCAAGGTCAAGGCAAGTCTACGAAATTCAGCAAGCACTGTTTTTACTGATTAACCAATCTGACAAAATTGGTATTTTACACATTCAAAGATAAAATTTTGCGACCCGCAAAATAATTTTCAAGCCGTGAGAACATGTGTTAAAAGGGCTAATCAATTCGTCGCAATCTCCCCCTCTCTTTTATTATCATCCTCCTTGTATATAACTTCCAAAGATTGCTAAAACAACTTTTTTTTCTAAACTTTCTATAGAAAAAACCCTGTATTTTCGACATCTTTTTGGGTTATGAACTTGTGGAAAACTTTTATATTTTTACAAAAACTGGAGATAAACGTCGAAATCTACTGTTTACAGTGATGTAACATCAAATTTTAAACTACCCCCCTGTACAAAACTTATATGCTGAGTTATTGTCTTGAACACAAACACATTACGTCTTTTAATCACAAATTTCACAGCTCGAGAGATATTAAATATCTTTCGCCTCAACCCTTATACTGACTAAATTTTAATAATATGAAAATAGAATCTGCTGGATGGAATTACGTTCGCGGTCTAGAACCGCTCAGTCTTTGCGACTGGCCCGGAAAAACAACCTGTGTGATTTTTCTGGGTGGATGCAACCTGTATTGCCCGACATGTCATAACTTTGATATGGCCTGGCATATGGAAAAACTAC is a genomic window of Maridesulfovibrio ferrireducens containing:
- a CDS encoding zinc-ribbon domain-containing protein; this encodes MITCTRCGKKNEDSSPTCRQCGHKLQSGFARFNGASLSSKKNRDSLNISFENSDIYAKHGEAWIYALFLLAAVVFFTYQQVYWPLYILTPAVAILAWFRKI